The following DNA comes from Terriglobales bacterium.
TTCGGAGGAGGATTCTGTTGCTCCGATGGAGTTATTGCCGACGCATTGCTCCCATCTGCAACGGGCAGATTCGGAGTTTGGTTTACGGGCTGATGATAAGTGACCGGGACTACGCCGTTCGAGGCTTGCGTTACCGTGCTCACCGTCGGCTCTGTTTCTGTGTTGTCGCTTTCCGCGACTTCTTCTCCGATATGGTCGGGGGACCCTTCCATCGAATCACCTCGATCCTTCGAGGCGCGAAGCAGCATCCGTTGCGAGCTTCTTACGTCAACGTCATGCGGGACGTCGAGGTATTCCAACACCTGCTGCGCGATTCGTGCCCAGGCGGGCGCAGCCACCAGTCCACCCTCATGCGGTCCCACGGGCGAGTCCAGAATCACCGTGATCGTGACGGCTGGATTATTTACCGGAGCAAAGCCGGAGAACGACGCAATGTCTTTCGACCCGTACCTATGTGTCAGCGGATTGATCTTTTGTGCGGTGCCGGTCTTCCCCGCGGAGCTGTAGCCGTCGAGAATCGCCTTTTTACCAGTGCCCTTTAGCACGACCTCCTGCAGCATCTCCCGCATTTCCGCTGCAGTCATCGAGGAGATCACGCGATGCTGCTGCCCAGGATGGAAGACCAGCGACCGCGCCGGCCCTCCTACTACATCCACCGATCCTGCCGTTGTTCCCGCGACGATGCGTGGCGGAGTCCAGATGCCATCGTTCGCCATTGCCGAGGTCATAGACACAAGCTGAAGCGGAGACACTCCGATCTCCTGACCCATGGAGATCGCGCCAATGCTCATCTTGGACCAGCGGCTCACCGGCTTGGTCATGCCGCGAGTCTCGCCCGGCAGCTCAATCCCAGTTCGGGAACCGAAGCCGAAGTCGCGGATGTACTTGTACATGCGATCATCGCCGAGGCGGAGCGCAATCTTAATGGCGCCTACGTCGCTGGAGTTTTGCAGAACCTGGCTGACCGTGAGCATACCGTAGGCCTTGTGGTCGTGAATCGTGCGGCCACCGAGGAAGATCTTGCCCATCTGGCAATCGAACACTTCGTTCGGATTCGTAACCTTCTCTTCGAGCGCGGCCGCAATGGTGACCATCTTGAACGTCGATCCCGGCTCATACGCGTCGCTCACTGCGCGATTCCTCAGCGACTTCGGACTGATCCCACGCGAGTTGTTCGGATTGAACGTCGGATAGTTGGCCAGCGCCAGAATCTCTCCCGTTCTGGGATTCTGAATCACGACTGTGCCGGCCTCGGCGTGCGTCTGCTGCATCGCAGCCTCCAGCTCTTTTTCCGCGATATGCTGGATATCTTCATCGATGGTGAGCACGAGGTTCTGGCCCGGCACGGGATTCTTCTCCACTCGCCCTACCCAGCGATGCCGCGCATCCATGGTGATGAGCATCTTGCCTGCACGTCCGCGTAGACGCTCATCGAACGATCGCTCGATGCCGGCAAGGCCCTCGTCGTCCATACCGACGTAGCCGATCACCTGAGCGGCCAGATCGTTTTTCGGATAGAAACGTTTGGGTTCCTTCTGGAAGTAGATGCCTTTCAGATTCAACGCGCGAATTCGGGCGGAAGTATCGTTGTCGAGCTTGCGAGCAATCCAGGCAAAAGAGCGCGAGGACTCCAACTTGGCAAAAATCTCTTTAGGATCAGCTTTAAGAATGCGCGCCAACAGCCGCGCTGTAGTTCCTTGATCGGGAATT
Coding sequences within:
- a CDS encoding penicillin-binding protein, with the protein product MPTVTAKTEGRLRLSLFATFFCLWIFAIFLRLLWLQIGEYGFLTQKAARQQQRSIEVAPPRGIIYDRKGRELAMSIQVDSVFAVPSEIPDQGTTARLLARILKADPKEIFAKLESSRSFAWIARKLDNDTSARIRALNLKGIYFQKEPKRFYPKNDLAAQVIGYVGMDDEGLAGIERSFDERLRGRAGKMLITMDARHRWVGRVEKNPVPGQNLVLTIDEDIQHIAEKELEAAMQQTHAEAGTVVIQNPRTGEILALANYPTFNPNNSRGISPKSLRNRAVSDAYEPGSTFKMVTIAAALEEKVTNPNEVFDCQMGKIFLGGRTIHDHKAYGMLTVSQVLQNSSDVGAIKIALRLGDDRMYKYIRDFGFGSRTGIELPGETRGMTKPVSRWSKMSIGAISMGQEIGVSPLQLVSMTSAMANDGIWTPPRIVAGTTAGSVDVVGGPARSLVFHPGQQHRVISSMTAAEMREMLQEVVLKGTGKKAILDGYSSAGKTGTAQKINPLTHRYGSKDIASFSGFAPVNNPAVTITVILDSPVGPHEGGLVAAPAWARIAQQVLEYLDVPHDVDVRSSQRMLLRASKDRGDSMEGSPDHIGEEVAESDNTETEPTVSTVTQASNGVVPVTYHQPVNQTPNLPVADGSNASAITPSEQQNPPPKTGTVVLDSDSALTVPSFLGKPVRTVIEESERAGLEVDVFGSGVAKQQNPPPGARIPAGGHVTVQFAR